Proteins encoded within one genomic window of Paenarthrobacter sp. JL.01a:
- a CDS encoding DUF2516 family protein, with protein MDGKILIAYVSTGVYLILGLVALALELWAFADCLRHRPTLFVAASKRTKTFWLALTGVSLAIGALTLLTGGSSLGLFGIAAVTAACVYLADVRPAVREAGSGGNRNVGPYGPW; from the coding sequence GTGGACGGAAAAATCTTGATCGCGTACGTCAGCACCGGCGTTTACCTCATCCTGGGGCTGGTGGCCCTGGCCTTGGAACTGTGGGCGTTCGCTGATTGCCTGCGGCACCGGCCCACCCTGTTCGTGGCTGCTTCCAAGCGGACCAAGACCTTCTGGCTTGCGCTGACGGGTGTGTCCTTGGCCATCGGGGCGTTGACGTTGCTGACAGGCGGCAGCAGCCTTGGCCTCTTCGGGATCGCCGCCGTCACCGCGGCCTGCGTCTACCTCGCCGATGTCCGCCCGGCTGTCCGTGAAGCGGGCAGTGGCGGTAACCGGAACGTGGGTCCGTACGGCCCCTGGTAA
- a CDS encoding class I SAM-dependent methyltransferase — protein sequence MVQKAERVGSPRSRGGKPVGNITRGTTNPNRMRRLDRWLAGPQAWRLRTAVEPLVVDLGYGASPTTAVELFDRLQAVRPDVRVSGIEIEPERVRTAKALERPGLSFHVGGFEVPVPGNPVLVRAFNVLRQYEEADVPAIWSLVQSRLAPNGLFIDGTCDEIGRRVTWVALDRERALSLSFSVRFGSFELPSEVAERLPKALIHRNVPGEPIHAFLQAMDKAWLDAAPLASFGNRQRWTGMCRSLRDAGWPLQDGPSRWRLGELTVAWDAVAPN from the coding sequence GTGGTGCAAAAGGCGGAACGCGTGGGCTCTCCCCGCAGCAGGGGCGGCAAACCGGTCGGCAACATTACCCGTGGAACCACCAACCCCAACCGGATGCGGCGCCTGGACCGCTGGCTCGCCGGACCGCAGGCGTGGCGGCTGCGCACCGCCGTCGAGCCCCTTGTGGTGGACCTGGGCTATGGCGCCTCGCCGACCACCGCCGTCGAGCTGTTCGACAGGCTGCAGGCCGTCCGCCCGGACGTGCGGGTGAGCGGAATCGAGATCGAGCCTGAGCGCGTACGGACCGCGAAGGCGCTGGAACGGCCCGGGCTGAGCTTCCACGTGGGCGGCTTCGAAGTCCCGGTGCCGGGCAATCCCGTGCTGGTCCGGGCATTCAACGTGCTGAGGCAGTACGAGGAGGCGGACGTACCCGCTATCTGGTCGCTGGTGCAGTCGCGGCTTGCCCCGAACGGGCTGTTCATCGACGGCACCTGCGACGAAATCGGCCGCCGCGTCACCTGGGTGGCACTCGACCGGGAGCGAGCCTTGAGCCTGAGCTTCTCTGTCCGGTTCGGCAGTTTCGAGCTGCCGTCCGAGGTTGCCGAGCGGCTGCCCAAGGCGCTTATTCACCGCAACGTGCCGGGCGAGCCAATCCACGCCTTTCTGCAGGCCATGGACAAAGCCTGGCTGGACGCGGCGCCTCTGGCGTCGTTCGGAAACCGGCAGCGTTGGACAGGGATGTGCCGTTCACTGCGCGACGCCGGGTGGCCGCTTCAGGATGGACCCTCGCGGTGGCGCCTGGGTGAACTGACGGTGGCGTGGGACGCCGTGGCGCCGAACTGA
- a CDS encoding phosphoglyceromutase — MTYKLILLRHGHSEWNAKNLFTGWVDVDLNDQGRKEAVRGGELLVENNILPDILYTSLLKRAINTANMALDKADRGWIPVKRDWRLNERHYGALQGKDKAQTLAEFGEEQFMEWRRSYDTPPPPLSDDSEFSQAHDVRYKDLGDALPRTECLKDVLVRLLPYWESDIKEDLKAGKTVLVTAHGNSLRALVKHLDGISDDAIAGLNIPTGIPLVYELDEDFQPVTPGGTYLDPDAAAEAILAVANQGKK, encoded by the coding sequence ATGACTTACAAGCTGATTCTGCTGCGCCATGGCCACAGCGAATGGAACGCCAAGAACCTGTTCACCGGTTGGGTGGACGTTGACCTGAACGACCAAGGCCGCAAAGAAGCAGTGCGCGGCGGGGAGCTCCTGGTGGAGAACAACATCCTCCCGGACATCCTCTACACCTCGCTCCTTAAGCGTGCCATCAACACGGCCAACATGGCCCTGGACAAGGCTGACCGCGGCTGGATCCCGGTCAAGCGCGACTGGCGCCTCAACGAACGCCACTACGGCGCTTTGCAGGGCAAGGACAAGGCCCAGACCCTTGCCGAGTTCGGCGAAGAGCAGTTCATGGAGTGGCGCCGCAGCTACGACACTCCGCCGCCGCCCCTGTCCGATGACAGCGAGTTCTCCCAGGCACACGACGTCCGTTACAAGGACCTCGGCGACGCCTTGCCCCGCACCGAGTGCCTCAAGGACGTCCTTGTCCGTCTTCTTCCGTACTGGGAATCGGACATCAAGGAAGACCTCAAGGCCGGCAAGACCGTTTTGGTCACGGCCCACGGCAACTCCCTGCGCGCGCTGGTCAAGCACCTGGACGGCATCAGCGACGACGCCATCGCCGGCCTGAACATCCCCACGGGCATCCCGCTGGTGTACGAACTCGATGAAGACTTCCAGCCCGTCACCCCCGGTGGAACCTACCTGGATCCCGACGCCGCGGCCGAGGCCATCCTCGCAGTAGCGAACCAAGGCAAGAAATAG
- the phoU gene encoding phosphate signaling complex protein PhoU, with translation MRKVFQEELTQVGDDLIEISKLVHEAITKATTSFEGADVDLAQDVIAADARIDFLQNSLDERAIDILALQGPVASDLRMIVGSLRMSASLERMGDLARHVAQLARLRYPATVIPASLTQTFKAMAQHDIEIVAKVIELLETRDLEVARDILKINIAVDDLHLSVFKAIAAPDWSESAATTVDVALASRYFERFADHGVSVARKVTYLVTGEWQPEGF, from the coding sequence GTGCGCAAGGTTTTTCAGGAGGAGCTCACCCAGGTAGGTGACGACCTCATCGAGATCTCCAAGCTGGTTCACGAAGCAATCACGAAGGCTACAACGTCCTTCGAAGGCGCTGACGTGGATCTTGCACAGGATGTCATTGCGGCAGACGCCCGGATCGACTTCCTCCAGAACAGCCTGGACGAGCGCGCCATCGACATCCTGGCGCTGCAGGGCCCGGTGGCGAGCGACCTTCGCATGATCGTTGGTTCGCTCCGCATGAGTGCTTCGCTCGAACGCATGGGTGACCTCGCCCGCCACGTGGCCCAGCTGGCACGCCTCCGCTACCCCGCAACGGTGATCCCGGCTTCGCTGACCCAGACCTTCAAGGCCATGGCCCAGCATGACATCGAGATCGTCGCCAAGGTCATTGAACTGCTCGAGACCCGCGACCTTGAAGTTGCCCGGGACATCCTCAAGATCAACATTGCCGTGGACGACCTCCACCTCAGCGTCTTCAAGGCGATCGCAGCCCCGGACTGGAGCGAATCAGCAGCCACCACCGTGGACGTCGCGCTGGCCAGCCGCTACTTCGAGCGCTTCGCCGACCACGGCGTCTCCGTCGCCCGCAAGGTCACCTACCTGGTGACCGGCGAATGGCAGCCCGAGGGCTTCTAG
- a CDS encoding sensor histidine kinase yields MLIGVIAGLVGLSLGVFGMLAFRISERQRSIVDLDVTEPLLPEGAAEVLAVVGRAFVVVDAIDGVVRASPAAYAYGLVRGHTVVHKQLLDMTAKVRRDGVILEEQYELPRGPLGKGTIVVQVRAAMLGWEYIVLLADDRTEITRTEEIRNDFVANVSHELKTPVGAISLLAEALEASPDDEEAVRRFAKRMHKESGRLAALVQDIIELSRLQGANVAQQGNKVDINTVITEAVDRSQLPAESKNIQIVVGGHSDSLVFGDRDLLVTALRNLIDNAIRYSPENTRVGVGVRTREGVVAISVTDQGEGLTPEDQERVFERFYRVDAARSRHTGGTGLGLSIVKHVVSNHGGEVTVWSQPGQGSTFTIRLPEMEEQDDDAGLPPSVATAAVAVGSAGGPAAVEREPATQQPQHVNQQGGASGAREQGASA; encoded by the coding sequence TTGCTTATAGGTGTCATTGCAGGCCTGGTTGGCCTGTCGCTGGGCGTCTTTGGCATGCTCGCTTTCAGGATCAGCGAACGTCAGCGCAGCATCGTGGATCTGGATGTCACCGAGCCACTGCTCCCTGAAGGTGCAGCGGAAGTCCTTGCCGTCGTCGGGCGTGCGTTCGTGGTGGTGGACGCCATCGATGGTGTCGTCCGCGCCAGCCCTGCCGCCTACGCTTATGGCCTGGTCCGGGGACACACGGTGGTCCACAAGCAGCTCCTGGACATGACGGCAAAGGTCCGCCGTGACGGCGTGATCCTTGAGGAGCAGTACGAACTCCCGCGCGGACCCCTGGGCAAAGGCACCATTGTGGTCCAGGTCCGGGCGGCCATGCTCGGCTGGGAATATATCGTTCTGTTGGCCGATGACCGCACCGAGATCACCCGCACCGAGGAGATCCGGAACGACTTCGTGGCCAACGTCTCCCACGAACTCAAGACCCCCGTCGGCGCGATCTCCCTCCTCGCGGAGGCGCTGGAAGCATCGCCCGATGACGAGGAAGCCGTGCGCCGCTTCGCCAAGCGGATGCACAAGGAGTCCGGCCGCCTGGCCGCGCTGGTCCAGGACATTATTGAACTCTCCCGCCTCCAGGGTGCCAACGTCGCGCAGCAAGGCAACAAGGTGGACATCAACACGGTGATCACCGAAGCCGTGGACCGTTCGCAGCTTCCGGCCGAGAGCAAGAACATCCAGATCGTGGTGGGCGGCCATTCCGATTCCCTGGTGTTCGGCGACCGCGACCTCCTGGTGACTGCCTTGCGGAACCTGATCGACAACGCCATCCGCTATTCGCCCGAGAACACGCGCGTGGGCGTCGGTGTCCGGACGCGCGAAGGCGTCGTGGCCATTTCAGTCACCGACCAAGGCGAAGGCTTGACGCCCGAGGACCAGGAGCGGGTGTTCGAACGCTTCTACCGCGTTGACGCAGCACGCTCCAGGCACACAGGCGGCACCGGTCTCGGACTCAGCATCGTCAAGCACGTGGTCTCCAACCATGGCGGCGAAGTGACCGTTTGGTCCCAGCCCGGCCAGGGCTCCACCTTCACCATCCGCTTGCCGGAGATGGAAGAGCAGGACGACGACGCCGGCCTTCCGCCTTCCGTAGCCACCGCGGCAGTCGCCGTTGGGTCCGCAGGTGGCCCGGCCGCCGTCGAACGTGAACCTGCTACCCAGCAACCCCAGCACGTGAATCAGCAAGGGGGCGCCAGCGGCGCCCGAGAACAAGGAGCCAGCGCTTGA
- a CDS encoding response regulator transcription factor, with the protein MSRILIVEDEESFSDPLSYLLGKEGFDVEVVDNGSDALVEFDRNGADLVLLDLQLPGTPGTEVCRQLRQRSSVPVIMLTAKDSEIDKVVGLELGADDYVTKPYSSRELVARVRAVLRRQGEPEELITSTVQAGPVRMDIERHVVSVNGEQVSLPLKEFELLEMLLRNSGRVLTRGQLIDRVWGSDYVGDTKTLDVHVKRLRSKIEPDPSAPRYLVTVRGLGYKFEP; encoded by the coding sequence TTGAGCCGGATTTTGATAGTTGAGGACGAAGAGTCCTTCAGCGACCCCCTGTCCTATCTTCTGGGCAAAGAGGGATTCGACGTCGAAGTAGTGGACAACGGCAGCGACGCCTTGGTGGAGTTCGACCGGAACGGTGCGGACCTGGTCCTGCTGGATCTGCAGTTGCCGGGAACGCCCGGTACGGAAGTGTGCCGCCAGCTGCGGCAGCGTTCCAGCGTCCCGGTGATCATGCTGACCGCCAAGGACTCGGAGATCGACAAGGTTGTTGGGCTGGAACTGGGGGCGGACGACTACGTCACCAAGCCCTACTCGTCCCGTGAATTGGTGGCCCGCGTCCGCGCCGTGCTGCGCAGGCAGGGCGAACCCGAGGAACTCATCACCTCCACCGTGCAGGCGGGACCTGTCCGCATGGATATCGAGCGCCACGTAGTGAGCGTCAACGGCGAGCAGGTTTCCTTGCCGTTGAAGGAATTCGAACTGCTGGAAATGCTGCTCCGCAATTCCGGCCGGGTCCTGACGCGTGGACAGCTCATTGATCGTGTGTGGGGTTCGGATTACGTTGGCGACACCAAAACCCTGGACGTGCACGTGAAGAGGCTCCGCAGCAAGATCGAGCCGGATCCGTCCGCGCCGCGGTACCTGGTGACGGTGCGGGGCCTGGGCTACAAGTTCGAGCCGTAA
- a CDS encoding CarD family transcriptional regulator: MVFEVGETVVYPHHGAAKIEEIKMRTIKGEEKMYLKLKVAQGDLTIEVPAENVDLVGVRDVVGKDGLEHVFDVLRAEFTEEPTNWSRRYKANLEKLASGDVIKVAEVVRDLWRRDHDRGLSAGEKRMLAKARQILISELALAEKTDEEKAASVLDEVLAS; the protein is encoded by the coding sequence ATGGTTTTTGAGGTCGGCGAGACAGTAGTTTACCCTCACCACGGTGCAGCAAAAATTGAGGAAATCAAGATGCGCACCATCAAGGGCGAAGAGAAGATGTATCTCAAGCTCAAGGTGGCTCAGGGTGATCTGACCATTGAAGTTCCAGCAGAGAATGTTGACCTTGTTGGGGTCCGGGACGTAGTGGGCAAGGACGGTTTGGAGCACGTTTTCGATGTTCTCCGCGCCGAGTTCACTGAAGAGCCCACCAACTGGTCACGTCGTTACAAGGCAAACCTGGAGAAGCTTGCTTCAGGCGATGTCATCAAGGTGGCAGAGGTCGTCCGCGATCTTTGGCGTCGTGATCACGATCGCGGCCTTTCCGCAGGTGAGAAGCGCATGCTGGCCAAGGCGCGGCAGATTCTGATTTCAGAACTGGCCCTGGCCGAAAAGACAGACGAAGAGAAGGCTGCAAGCGTTCTTGACGAGGTCTTGGCTTCCTAA
- the ispD gene encoding 2-C-methyl-D-erythritol 4-phosphate cytidylyltransferase — protein sequence MTHPSKRAVTAVIVVAAGSGERLGYGMPKAQVPLGGETILMHALRGVVASDVARQICVAVPKGDTVLRASIADFTVDLVDGGPEVTVVDGGSSRADSVRAALAALEDGTEFVLVHDAARALAPERVFQRVADALSSGAKAVIPAMPVVDTIKTVAETDPSDASIAPEVVTGTAPREQLRAVQTPQGFELATLQRAHQAAELFDDKQAAAVTDDAMLVELLGVPVHAVRGASQSLKITTPLDLIIAEGLLEGPLGMRWVEG from the coding sequence ATGACTCATCCTTCCAAGCGCGCCGTTACGGCCGTGATTGTGGTTGCCGCCGGTTCCGGTGAGCGCCTCGGCTACGGCATGCCCAAAGCCCAGGTTCCGTTGGGCGGCGAAACCATCCTGATGCACGCCCTGCGCGGAGTTGTCGCCTCCGACGTCGCCCGCCAGATCTGCGTTGCTGTGCCCAAGGGTGACACCGTGTTGCGCGCTTCGATCGCGGACTTCACGGTGGACCTGGTGGACGGTGGTCCTGAAGTGACAGTCGTCGACGGCGGATCCTCCCGCGCGGATTCCGTCCGCGCCGCTTTGGCTGCTTTGGAAGACGGTACCGAGTTCGTCCTCGTCCATGACGCTGCCCGGGCCCTGGCCCCTGAACGGGTGTTCCAGCGCGTTGCCGATGCTTTGTCGTCCGGTGCCAAGGCCGTGATTCCCGCGATGCCGGTGGTCGACACCATCAAGACCGTCGCGGAAACGGATCCTTCGGATGCCTCGATTGCGCCGGAAGTTGTCACGGGCACCGCTCCCCGGGAGCAGCTCCGGGCCGTCCAAACCCCCCAAGGTTTCGAGCTCGCCACCCTGCAACGGGCGCATCAGGCCGCCGAACTCTTCGATGACAAGCAGGCTGCCGCAGTAACCGACGACGCCATGCTGGTGGAACTCCTCGGTGTCCCGGTCCACGCTGTCCGGGGGGCGAGCCAGTCCCTGAAGATCACCACGCCATTGGACCTCATCATCGCCGAGGGGCTCCTCGAAGGTCCGCTGGGAATGCGTTGGGTGGAGGGCTGA
- the ispF gene encoding 2-C-methyl-D-erythritol 2,4-cyclodiphosphate synthase has protein sequence MALENNVLPRTGIGIDVHAFAPEDDPQPLWLGGLLWEGEQGLSGHSDGDCVAHAAADALFSACGIGDLGTHFGTDRPEYAGASGVTLLSEAARIVRAAGFEIGNVAVQFVANRPKFGPRREESQKVLSEAAGAPVSVTATTSDGLGFTGRGEGISAVATALVYVVSGHEVPPAEPGPAKGAPHA, from the coding sequence ATGGCGCTGGAGAACAACGTCCTGCCGCGGACCGGCATCGGTATCGATGTCCACGCTTTCGCTCCTGAAGATGACCCCCAGCCGCTCTGGTTGGGCGGCCTGCTGTGGGAAGGCGAACAGGGGCTGTCAGGGCATTCCGACGGCGACTGCGTCGCGCACGCTGCCGCTGATGCCCTCTTCTCCGCGTGCGGCATCGGTGATCTTGGCACACACTTCGGCACGGACCGGCCCGAGTACGCCGGCGCTTCCGGCGTGACGCTCCTTTCAGAGGCCGCCCGGATCGTTCGAGCGGCAGGTTTCGAGATCGGAAACGTGGCGGTCCAGTTCGTGGCCAACCGGCCCAAGTTCGGGCCACGGCGGGAAGAGTCGCAGAAAGTCCTCAGCGAAGCAGCCGGGGCCCCGGTCAGTGTCACGGCCACCACCAGCGATGGCCTGGGATTCACGGGTCGCGGCGAGGGCATTTCGGCCGTGGCCACTGCATTGGTCTACGTGGTGTCCGGCCATGAGGTACCGCCCGCTGAGCCGGGCCCGGCGAAAGGTGCGCCCCATGCGTAA
- the cysS gene encoding cysteine--tRNA ligase encodes MTLRFYDTASAEVRDFVPLEDGKASVYYCGATVQGMPHVGHVRSAIAFDQLTRWLEFRGLRVTVVRNVTDIDDKILAKSAQSFGPEWDSEPTARQAEEWWALAYRYEQEFEKAYESLGVQRPTYEPRATGHIPEMHALIQRLMDRGHAYAALDGSGDVYFDVRSWSKYGSLTRQNIDDMQGAADADPRGKRDPRDFALWKGFKEGEPVTAKWDSPWGAGRPGWHLECSAMVTKYLGTRFDIHGGGLDLRFPHHENEMAQSQAAGDEFANFWMHNGMVTYEGEKMSKSIGNTVSPAEMLELASPRVVRYYLGQAHYRSVLDYRPTSLQEAAAAVERIDGFISKASAKVPGGMDVAPQANMPAAFSAAMDDDLNVPQALGVLHETVRAGNTALASGDLDAAKAALYSVLSMTEVLGLDAVKQPEAEQGREHAALKVLVDAQLEARAAARASKDWAASDAIRDTLAAAGVVVEDGADGASWSLKRD; translated from the coding sequence GTGACCCTGCGCTTTTATGACACCGCCTCCGCCGAAGTCCGTGACTTCGTTCCCCTCGAAGACGGCAAGGCCAGCGTGTACTACTGCGGGGCCACTGTCCAGGGAATGCCCCACGTGGGCCACGTCAGGTCAGCGATCGCCTTTGACCAGCTGACCCGTTGGCTCGAATTCCGCGGGCTGCGCGTGACTGTCGTACGCAACGTCACGGACATCGACGACAAGATCCTGGCAAAGTCCGCGCAGTCGTTCGGGCCGGAGTGGGACAGTGAACCCACGGCCCGCCAGGCGGAGGAGTGGTGGGCCCTTGCCTACCGCTACGAGCAGGAATTCGAGAAGGCCTACGAGTCCCTGGGCGTGCAGCGTCCCACCTACGAGCCGCGTGCCACAGGGCACATCCCGGAAATGCACGCGCTGATCCAGCGCCTCATGGACCGCGGCCACGCCTACGCCGCTCTGGACGGTTCCGGCGATGTCTACTTCGACGTGCGCTCCTGGAGCAAGTACGGCTCGCTGACGCGACAGAACATCGACGACATGCAAGGCGCCGCCGACGCCGACCCCCGGGGCAAGCGCGACCCCCGCGACTTCGCGCTGTGGAAGGGATTCAAAGAGGGCGAACCCGTCACCGCCAAATGGGACTCTCCCTGGGGCGCAGGCCGGCCCGGTTGGCACCTGGAGTGCTCAGCCATGGTCACCAAATACCTGGGCACGCGCTTCGACATCCACGGTGGGGGACTGGACCTGCGCTTCCCGCACCACGAGAACGAGATGGCCCAGTCACAGGCCGCCGGCGATGAGTTTGCCAACTTCTGGATGCACAACGGCATGGTCACGTACGAGGGCGAAAAGATGTCCAAGTCCATCGGCAACACCGTAAGCCCGGCCGAGATGCTTGAACTCGCCTCACCCCGCGTCGTCCGCTACTACCTTGGCCAGGCCCACTACCGGTCCGTGCTGGATTACCGGCCCACTTCGCTGCAGGAGGCCGCGGCCGCCGTCGAACGCATTGACGGATTTATCTCGAAAGCTTCCGCGAAAGTCCCCGGTGGCATGGACGTGGCACCACAAGCCAACATGCCTGCAGCCTTCAGCGCCGCCATGGATGACGACCTCAATGTTCCCCAGGCTCTCGGTGTGCTGCACGAAACCGTCCGGGCAGGCAACACGGCCCTCGCCTCAGGTGACCTGGACGCCGCCAAGGCAGCCCTGTACAGCGTGCTTTCCATGACCGAGGTACTAGGCCTGGACGCGGTGAAGCAGCCCGAAGCCGAGCAGGGCCGTGAACATGCTGCGCTGAAGGTCCTCGTCGACGCACAGCTCGAAGCCCGCGCCGCAGCCAGGGCCAGCAAGGACTGGGCCGCGTCCGACGCGATCCGCGATACGCTCGCGGCCGCCGGCGTCGTCGTCGAAGATGGTGCGGACGGCGCCAGCTGGAGCCTCAAGCGCGACTGA
- the rlmB gene encoding 23S rRNA (guanosine(2251)-2'-O)-methyltransferase RlmB, producing the protein MANNGNRSVKKKKGPSAGTGGHGRKALEGRGPTPKAEDRVYHKAYKNKELAERSAAKRGPARPGGAGARSGPKGRATEELVTGRNSVVEALRAGIPAKALHVAIRIEMDDRVKESLKLAAERGIPLLETGKPELDRMTEDAVHQGLVLQIPPYEYEDAYELAEQTVEKWKKGHISNAPIFVALDGITDPRNLGAIIRSVSAFSGHGVIVPERRSVGVTASAWKTSAGAAVRVPVARASNLNNALKQFKNMGIYVLGLDGDGDVSLPDLTVATEPVCIVVGSEGKGLSRLVRENCDQIVSIPIDSAMESLNASMAVGISLYEVSRQRSAK; encoded by the coding sequence ATGGCCAACAACGGTAACCGGTCGGTCAAGAAGAAGAAGGGCCCCTCCGCTGGTACCGGAGGCCACGGCCGCAAGGCCCTCGAAGGCAGGGGCCCCACTCCCAAGGCGGAGGACCGCGTCTACCACAAGGCCTACAAGAACAAGGAGCTTGCCGAGCGCTCGGCTGCCAAGCGCGGACCGGCACGTCCGGGTGGCGCAGGCGCCCGCTCGGGCCCGAAGGGCCGTGCCACCGAGGAACTGGTCACCGGCCGCAACTCCGTAGTGGAAGCCCTGCGCGCGGGCATCCCGGCCAAGGCGCTGCACGTTGCCATCCGCATCGAAATGGATGACCGCGTCAAGGAATCCCTCAAGCTCGCGGCCGAGCGCGGTATCCCGTTGCTGGAGACCGGCAAGCCTGAGCTGGACCGAATGACCGAGGACGCCGTCCACCAGGGACTCGTTCTGCAGATCCCGCCGTACGAGTATGAGGACGCGTACGAGCTCGCGGAACAAACCGTGGAGAAGTGGAAGAAGGGACACATTTCCAACGCCCCGATCTTCGTGGCATTGGATGGCATTACCGATCCCCGCAACCTCGGCGCCATCATCCGTTCCGTGTCCGCTTTCAGTGGTCACGGCGTGATCGTGCCCGAGCGTCGTTCGGTGGGCGTTACGGCGTCCGCCTGGAAGACCAGCGCCGGTGCCGCTGTCCGCGTACCGGTGGCCCGCGCGTCGAACCTTAACAACGCGCTCAAGCAGTTCAAGAACATGGGCATCTACGTCCTTGGCCTGGACGGCGATGGCGATGTCTCGCTGCCCGACCTCACGGTTGCCACCGAGCCTGTCTGCATCGTGGTTGGTTCAGAGGGCAAGGGCCTCAGCCGCTTGGTTCGCGAAAACTGCGACCAGATCGTCTCCATCCCGATCGACTCAGCCATGGAATCGCTCAACGCCTCCATGGCCGTGGGAATCTCGCTGTACGAGGTCTCCCGGCAACGCTCCGCCAAGTAA
- a CDS encoding carbon-nitrogen hydrolase family protein, which produces MRVALAQVISGRDLADNLRLLEEYARRAKDGGAELVVFPEAMMRAFGNSLLDIAEPLDGPWAAKVRAIAEELQLVIVAGMFTPGAATEAGAPRVRNTLLATGPGVDASYDKVHLFDAFGFAESDTVEAGTDPVTFDAGGLTFGLATCYDIRFPALFTANAQRGALVNIVSASWGAGPGKADQWQLLARARAVDTTTFVLACGQGDPATQGIEAKGAAPTGVGYSAVVSPFGQVLEGLEGEPGLIFADLDRAVVDDARQKLPVLANRRDF; this is translated from the coding sequence GTGCGCGTGGCACTCGCCCAAGTCATCTCCGGCCGGGACCTGGCCGACAACCTGCGGCTCCTGGAGGAGTATGCACGGCGCGCCAAAGACGGCGGCGCCGAGCTGGTGGTCTTCCCCGAAGCCATGATGCGCGCGTTCGGAAACTCATTGCTGGACATTGCTGAACCCCTGGATGGGCCGTGGGCGGCCAAGGTTCGCGCCATCGCGGAGGAACTGCAGCTGGTCATCGTCGCGGGCATGTTCACACCAGGCGCTGCTACGGAGGCCGGAGCACCCCGTGTACGCAACACCCTTCTGGCCACCGGCCCCGGCGTGGACGCCAGTTACGACAAGGTCCATCTTTTCGACGCTTTTGGCTTTGCGGAGTCGGACACCGTTGAGGCCGGCACAGATCCCGTAACGTTCGACGCCGGCGGCCTCACCTTTGGTTTGGCCACCTGCTACGACATCCGCTTCCCTGCCCTCTTCACTGCCAATGCGCAACGCGGTGCCCTGGTAAACATTGTGTCGGCGTCCTGGGGAGCCGGTCCCGGGAAGGCCGACCAGTGGCAACTTCTGGCCCGGGCACGCGCAGTGGACACCACCACGTTCGTTCTGGCGTGCGGCCAAGGCGATCCGGCAACCCAAGGCATTGAAGCGAAGGGCGCGGCGCCCACGGGAGTCGGGTACTCCGCCGTCGTCTCCCCCTTCGGGCAGGTCCTGGAGGGCCTCGAAGGTGAGCCGGGGTTGATCTTCGCAGACCTCGACCGGGCTGTGGTGGACGACGCCCGCCAGAAGCTCCCGGTCCTGGCCAACCGCCGCGACTTCTGA